AAAATCTGTCCACTTGTGTCGTCAGTATCTCGGTCACACTGAAGAGGAGCAAGAACAATTTGTTTAGGATTACATTAACCTATAATCTACTAGacctgtttacacacacacacagggtactCGCGAGTCCTTCCTCAGGACCCGTTTTCCTTCAGGATCAAATACTTTAAATGCGTTGAGGATAGTTTCCTCTGGATCAGCGCCTACACAGAGAACACCTCTAATTAGAAAGAAGTCGATGGGAGGCAGACATTTGGATAACACAGACAGTAGTTACAATACAGAAATAAGGAAGGACAATGTCAAATTACGATTCAGGCAACTCATTTTGTAAACTTTTGGGAGAAAGTGACATTCAGTACTGTTGCAAAATGTAGTAGGACGTTTAAACAACTGAACACATCCCTTGTTTGCACACCTCACCTTTTAGCTTCTCTCCAAACATGGTGAGGAAGACGGTGAAGTTGACTGGGCCCGACGCTTCTTTCAGCATCTCATCTATCTCCTTTTGCTTCACGTTGAGACGGCCTGTTACATGGACATGGGTCAGTACCATTTCTTTCATTAGGCCAAGTCgttattgtaaatgagaacaagttctcactgACCTACCTGATCAAATAGATAAATGATAGAATAGATCTTCAACACACCCAGTGCAGCAAAGGTGTCCCTCAAGTCGTTTTTGTCAATGAATCCATCTCGGATTCATTGACATTTAATGGGAGACTCTTGAGAAAGACTCATACCAGTAACTAGAATTCgtctgtgtgtgttgggaggAGAGTGACGGTAAATCCCTTGGGCTACAGATGGATCCACTCTGCATATCAAATCAGTCTATGTGTCGGAGTTTAGTGGTAACACTGGCAACTTTGGCCCACACGTTATCCCCATTCCAGAATACGGGGTTCTCCTCCCTTACTGTTCTCCCTTTTTCTTTCCAACTATCTAAATAAATATCAAATAAAGAGAGGCGGGATTCGTCTATAAATCTTTGTCATAACAATCCTATGGATGCTTTCTGGAACATGGATCCCTGGACATTTTTCCTAAGCCTTTATTCTTAGTTGCTGTATTTATATGATGTTACTCCCCAGGGTTTAAGAGTGGCATCCAGGCCAGGGCATGCTATCCATTCTATCCTCAGCCATGGCTAATCACTGATGACAGGGCCTGAATGCCTGGCAGGGATTGAAAGAGCAAAACCGCTCATACCACACGCCTGGTTAAtgccaggggcagagagacaggtggacaatggacagagggacaggtaAACCTACAGGCTAACAGATGTTGGGTTCACGCTATAGGGCCAAGCTGGCCTGGTTACAAATCCACCATCGTTGTTGGAACTGTACTGGAAAGGACCATATGGAAAGAAAATGTCTGCAAGCAGAGTACCGGTCGGGTTGGCCCTATACTGTGAATCAGGCAGTACAGTAGGGGCAGAATGGGTTATGCACTAGGACCCAGACAGAAAGGGGTATCCTTACCTCCTTGAACTCCTGGATTTGAGACTGCTCAAAGATATTAGAAAATATATTAGAGTTGGCTCCCTCTGCGGACTtcttctttgccttcttgggtacctTCGGCAGGAGGTGGAAAAGGAGTAGATCCATGAAGGCTGGTGGGTTGATCTACCCTGAATTGATTTATGCTAGCGCCAGTTAGAGACATATATTAAGAGAGTTCGGCCAATGTGGTTTCTGCATTATGATGCATTTACATtttgacactacaacattctacggCAGCCATGTTAGTTCCCTATTAACATTACAATGGGGAATATTTAAACAATGTTGTGTAACTGAATGTCTGGAATTAGAACAATATTCCAAAAGTTGGcctaactctctaaatatatgtctCTGGCGCCAGAGTTACTTAGGACACAATACAACTATTGAGATAGCAGTTTTTGACAGGACCACCCCTGAACTAACTAAATGCTATGAATTAAGGGGTTATCCTGCCCAACGTAAAATACATAACCCTTTAGCATTGTATTACTTAAACATATATGATGGAATACTAAACATACACTATGTATGTGTTAATCATGTTCCATCTGTTAGAATCTAACACACTAAACAAAGACAATGAGAATCATTTTTAAGAAAATGTTTCAGTATATCAACTATGTCAAAACTGAAATATCTTCATGGAAATCTCCAGATGGACAGACAAATGATGTTCTTCGCAATGCAGTTTGTTCATTTCTTCCAGTTTCATATTCAGTATTCATCCTGAGCAGAACATGACATCGGACATCAAATATCTCTATCAAATCAAACAATCTATCAACATTTGTCTGTTTGATCTCTCACACTCAACTATGTCAAAGGGGTAGAGGCAAGGGAATGTGATACTCCGTTGCATCCTTAGAGTAGACaaatgtagagagagatagacagtatATCATTAGTTTGATGGTTAGCTTGAAGAACAGCTCGATAGACTCTCCTGCGTATCCCGTGGTGCTGGTTCTACCCTGGTTAGCTTatcataaccccactgtttcttggccacagagggctctcatGGGGTGGTCGCAagagtgctcaggtaggtgtttaggggtttccgttggtgctactacggaggaaagtccagaccaggtctccaccgtgcgcattcccccagaatatgccgatttggctctccccttcaattaccaccccatcgacggggggattgtgcaATAGATCTCCTGGTAGACACTGCACTTCCCAGTGGTCATgtgtatcccctctcacaggtggtggctatggagacatatgtctccaa
This genomic window from Oncorhynchus nerka isolate Pitt River linkage group LG2, Oner_Uvic_2.0, whole genome shotgun sequence contains:
- the LOC115131599 gene encoding myosin regulatory light chain 2, ventricular/cardiac muscle isoform-like, which codes for MDLLLFHLLPKVPKKAKKKSAEGANSNIFSNIFEQSQIQEFKEVRIPLSVWVLVHNPFCPYCRLNVKQKEIDEMLKEASGPVNFTVFLTMFGEKLKGADPEETILNAFKVFDPEGKRVLRKDSVTEILTTQVDRFSPEEMKQMFAAFPPDVAGNLDYKNLVHIIIHGEEKDQE